A part of Rhopalosiphum maidis isolate BTI-1 chromosome 3, ASM367621v3, whole genome shotgun sequence genomic DNA contains:
- the LOC113559700 gene encoding uncharacterized protein LOC113559700, producing MHDLFDPGLWPEHINDDIRQQIIATNPSNFDNIFKMRKAISKDCNGKIFSEFLLYTKSSNNREKYPRDWLIYSSSKKTLHCFPCLLFSENLTESIKSRSVLVKRSGFSPKTIPWKKLYGRLPLHENSETHRTCYCKWKNVQQSLFGFGVDSQLQKTILSEAEKWKAILKRLLDVTLFLASRGLPFQGSSTKIGEVNNGNFLGILELLGRYDEVTRDHLATVEKYQNKGESMKGKTHYLSWMSQNEFISLCGESIASELLKALERHKIPLADCRA from the exons ATGCACGATTTATTCGACCCCGGTTTATGGCCGGAACATATCAACGACGATATTCGTCAACAAATTATTGCTACGAATCCTTCTAATTtcgataacatatttaaaatgagaAAAGCCATATCTAAAGATTgtaatggtaaaatattttctgaatttttgttatatactaAATCATCAAATAATAGAGAAAAATATCCACGAGATTGGCTCATTTATAGTTCttcaaaaaaaacattacactGTTTTCCTTGTTTGTTATTTAGTGAAAATCTTACTGAGTCAATAAAAAGTCGTAGTGTTCTAGTTAAGAGAAGTGGATTTTCTCCAAAAACAATACCctggaaaaaattatatggtaGACTTCCACTTCATGAAAATAGTGAAACGCATCGTACTTGTTATTGTAAATGGAAAAATGTACAACAGTCTTTGTTTGGTTTTGGAGTAGATAGtcaattacaaaaaacaattcttaGTGAAGCAGAAAAATGGAAGGCTATTCTAAAAAGACTCCTTGATGTAACTTTGTTTCTCGCTTCTAGAGGATTGCCTTTTCAGGGTAGCAGTACCAAAATCGGTGAAGTAAACAATGGTAACTTTCTTGGAATATTAGAACTTCTTGGGCGGTATGATGAGGTAACTAGAGACCATTTAGCAActgttgaaaaatatcaaaataaaggcGAGAGTATGAAAGGAAAGACCCACTATTTGTCTTGGATGAgtcaaaatgaatttatttctcTTTGTG GTGAAAGTATTGCTTCAGAATTACTAAAAGCGTTAGAACGTCACAAAATCCCATTGGCAGATTGTCGAGCCTAA
- the LOC113559702 gene encoding uncharacterized protein LOC113559702, which translates to MSEKIKGVQARILEKNHLALYSPCSAHSLNLVGVNAVKINSRVKTFFGCVQTLYVTFSSNPAKWSILNEEVNISLESQYETRWSSRVSAIRPIVHHLPDKEKRTKKRKVFHDEVSSETDIQPSTESIAHDYFRRDVIFASIDFIITDLTHRFEAHKKMCDLFSPILCYMKLSSTELEIKLKEIIKIYSDDLSPNILNELLHLRKIHKSVFLTEIEIPPLKLLNEIYTKKLEKIFINTCIALRIFCTLPVTVSEAERAFSKLGNQLKTWQRASIGQERLNALGILSIEHKLASSINFDDIIHNFAQKKARKEKFS; encoded by the exons ATGAGTGAAAAAATTAAGGGTGTACAAGCAcgtattttggaaaaaaatcatCTTGCTCTTTATTCGCCATGCAGCGCTCATTCCCTTAATCTCGTTGGTGTAAAtgcagtaaaaattaattctagaGTGAAAACGTTTTTTGGATGTGTACAAACTTTATATGTAACTTTTAGTAGCAATCCAGCAAAATGGAGTATTTTAAACGAAGAGGTCAATATATCACTAGAATCTCAATATGAGACACGATGGAGCTCACGTGTTTCAGCCATACGTCCTATTGTTCATCATCTTCctg ataaagaaaaaagaacTAAGAAAAGAAAAGTTTTTCATGACGAAGTTTCTTCAGAAACGGATATTCAACCTAGTACAGAAAGTATAGCACATGATTATTTTAGAAGAGATGTCATTTTTGCtagtatagattttattattactgattTAACGCATCGTTTTGAagctcataaaaaaatgtgtgatcTATTTTCTCCTATTTTATGCTACATGAAGTTATCTTCTACAGAACTTGAAATAAAGTTGAaagaaatcataaaaatatattctgatGATTTATCgccaaatattttgaatgaattACTACATTTaaggaaaattcataaatctgTTTTTCTAACAGAAATTGAAATACCTCCATTGAAGTTATTAAacgaaatatatactaaaaaattagagaaaatttttataaacacttgTATTgctttaagaattttttgtaCGCTACCAGTAACAGTCTCTGAAGCAGAGAGAGCATTTAGTAAGTTGGGAAATCAGCTTAAAACATGGCAGAGAGCTTCAATCGGTCAAGAACGTCTCAATGCTCTTGGTATTTTATCTATTGAACACAAGTTGGCATcaagtattaattttgatgacATTATACACAACTTTGCTCAAAAAAAAgcaagaaaagaaaaatttagttag